The following are encoded in a window of Bacteroidales bacterium genomic DNA:
- a CDS encoding MscL family protein encodes MLKEFKRFIAKGNVIEMAVGLILAIYFGAIVKSLVDHIIQPPMEIKIFRSKLISFN; translated from the coding sequence ATGCTTAAAGAATTTAAACGATTTATTGCCAAAGGCAATGTGATTGAAATGGCTGTAGGCCTGATATTGGCAATATACTTCGGAGCTATTGTGAAATCCCTGGTGGACCACATCATCCAGCCCCCGATGGAAATCAAAATCTTCAGATCCAAATTGATCTCTTTCAACTGA
- a CDS encoding immunoglobulin domain-containing protein: protein MKTKEARNILIITLVFLIVLFSTDTFSQTVTGLNVEYCTNSPVDTIYGNSPSNGVFEAFYGAGNRTGVTQISWDPAIAVFYPAAADLTGNTAHIIYEGVDFTTTVRSNIPDATLGPLPAFLCEDDPPHFLNEGNPANGFYLLDEVAVITEFDPGLYGPGNYSISYVVSNGLCRDTSEAQTIMVGPEPIVFSSFNSQYCQNDPDVDFTYSPLGGVFTSIPGLTDHGDGTATFSPAAAGGTTSNIQYTYSYMGCTSTLTRTVTVYSTPVVDFFGFDPLGYCINEAAVILTGNRAPLGTFSGPGITDLGNGTASFDPSSLSVGGGPYTVTYTYTDGVTGCTNSNSKQTSILPIPTATISGSATICIGDPATLDVTFTGTGPFDFTYYNGTSNQNISNVANPYVLNLAPTISSVYTILSVTQANGCSNAGNGTGTVTVNPLSVLVNNPTNKIACAGDNESFSVTATGVDLTYQWQFNGVDIPLATSSILSLSNINASHAGEYRCVVSSSCGPDLTSASASLDVLPPTVITVQPVAVNECEGTNVSFMVQATGSGLTYTWRKNGVDLSDGGNIIGSATNILVISNISLADMAVYTCVVSGDCGDQTTISRTLTVDTEISIITQPVTKSLCTGGTTSFSVEVTGSNPAYQWQHNNVDIPGANSPTLNLAAADAADAGNYNCVITGSCNTEISNLASLVVHENVSIDLQPSAVSGCEGSTAAFNVVASGSVTGYQWRQNGVALVNGGDISGANSPNLTINNLTLAHSGGYSCVVSGQCDNVTSNTVGLVVDQAVLITTDPVDQEFCETENVIFTSVATGTNLQYQWYRDGAIMPGENGSNLVINGATAADVGTYYSRVSNSCNSQTSDIVGLSLNEPTLIVTQPLDDLVCEGDNANMSVTVTGSNISYSWTHNGTPINDGGAYSGTKTSSLFINNLDISHEGVYVCEITASCGNLNSAPAVLTVNENIIFTSQPLSKSICPGNSTSFTVAATGTGLSYQWQFNHVDIPGATSPTLNLGGVDATDAGIYNCVITGTCGTRTSNQATLVVYENLSITLQPTSVATCEGASADFNIAASGSMTGYQWRRSGVALVNSPDITGTNSPNLTLSNLTAASAGAYSCVVTGQCNSVTSNNVSLLVNEAIVITTNPADQDFCETDDVILNTVATGTNLQYQWYRDGAILPGRTSSSLVIAGTTAADEGSYHCEVSNSCVPQTSETAVLTMNDPTVIVAQPTDDIMCEGDNTNMTVTVTGSDITYSWTLNGSAINDGENYSGTGTASLIISNLDMTHGGIYVCEISGSCGNINSNPATLIVNENISISSQPVNQTVCPGTNVQFIVEASGTNLSYQWQHNGADIPLAVNPTANTGTLLIPAVSAADEGIYRCRLTVACGTSFSTAAGLTMTNLVSIVSQPANRQICEGNNASFSVTATGSNLIYQWKKNGANLVNDGRITGVNSSTLNINSIVEGDQAAYSCQVSNSCGFENTAPASLVVDESVTITTQPVVFNAVENGHASFSVNASGEILSYQWYRVSDGQPVADGGVFSGATTSILTLTNLTSIHADSYYCVITGTCNTVTSEPGLLNVNLLTLITVHPADPGEKCVGESVSFDVLATGTNLSFVWRRNGVDLVDDLRISGSSTASLTIDDLRFNDAGSYSCLVNGDEGTENSYPTTLVVNELTNITLQPLDANRCEGDDALFVIGVAGNITGYQWQLDGVDLVEDGRVSGVDTETLSVSSLTVADGGIYTCIVTGVCANDVSNPATLVVHENTAITSEPLSLSRCAGAPATFSITADGGAISYQWKKGGTNLVNGGRISGANSRDLTISGLLVSDEGAYSCEVAGPCGSDNSLVATLTVSPKTLVTGQPTDKELCEGDDAIFLVEAEGLGLVYEWRLDGVALVEDGAHIIGSDTKTLIINDLLISDEGSYQCFVTGTCGDYLSNPADLTVNPLVQIITQPVDESRCEGQSVTYTVVSGNVSNGFHWKKDGVKLTEGGKYSGVNTPNLTITGLALSEAGVYSCLIYGVCDSVNSGLADLEVLPTAIISMQPLHQNVDEGSPVTFTIDSQGDPLTYQWQRNGTNIPGANSSFYTIPAVTIADEGAYTCVVTGPCNTTFSDPANLTVNSETLVTSNPLSQVKCEGDAVVFSVTATGENLSYEWRKDGVALVDQSGRIAGSGTPNLTISLVTMADMASYTCVVSGDGGEASTAAVTLEILPVTMLVSQPPGIRNTCENENIFFTVEVTGDNLVYSWEKDGTALVDGGNVFGSTSSILSLSSVTTTDEGTYRCVITGSCGNIITNPSTLTVNEYPAAPGAINGTTTLCQGETAFSYEVPDIANADFYEWTLPYGATIESGAGSRFIVVNYGLDAVGGMITVRGRNACGVGPVSAPLTITVHPKPVAQAGFDQSICGSSTALNANNNPNGTWTLLSGFATFDDADLYNTGVSYLGRGDNELMWTVTENGCVSSDTLTIRNNQVTLNAGQDQILCGTSTVLNASVPSEGVGSWSIASGSGGANIVQPWNPSSPVTFIQRGTNLLIWTVNNAGCNSRDTVAIINDLPSNAFAGRDTILLTDAYTLEGNTPGIGTGTWSLVSGSGSITNPSLPTSTVTNLGIGENIFRWFISNNACFSEDLVRVLNYSPSIVDAGPDQTLCTSNTTLSGSQPNYGTGQWTVVQGSGSFVDASDRETEVYDLGQGVNVFQWTIYEYETESDQVTITNQAPDNANAGIDQRICMDQTSLFGNEPLIGSGQWYIIGGSANIADDHAFNSAVGNLSRGTNTFRWTITNGACSSSDEIFIINDMPTTAHAGVDQITCEDSIALFPNTPTVGTGEWSLVSGSATFVGNMAYGIATNDNYFRWAITNNGCISADTVMITSHKPSRALPMSPLSICVDNMVLPGNAPQYGTGQWSILSGSAVLTDPSDPNTLAEDLGLGLNRLRWTISYEECTSYAEFDVSYDLIFTNAGPDLTLCDNFTIMSASSPGVGSGQWSIVGGSGSAVFTNPDMATTEVTGLDRGDNLLRWTVTNRGCVSYDDVIITNNRPSDAYAGADRSVCGEAINLNANNPIVGLGTWSVLSGSATIESPDRYNSEVSNLSVGNNTLRWTISHAGCISTDEVNITNDQPTNIDAGLDQYLCASYTSLYSSQPVGGYGRWSIAEGSATFDDNTLYNTDVSNLEMGENRLVWTVTISGCSNSDTVLIVNNLPSIPSAGPDQDLCSAEALMAANAPQIGTGHWSIVSGSATFENGNDPYTRISNVGNGVNTLSWITTNGSCQISDEVLIINSMPTISYAGEDRAVCNTTANLLANPPVTGTGTWDVVSGFGIIADENDYNTQITNLGFGSNTLRWTTENGRCTSVDDVIITNNLAVADAGLDEIVYQPTVQLVGNKPQAGVGEWQLNAGMGVIIDPHNFETTVTNLGEGANSFYWTINNDGCVASDAVIITYYVLPEVDFMPTPQNGCPSLLVDFINSSVGGYPFNWDFGDGTVSTETNPMHTYDTPGTYHVRLSGTGPDGIIITKDTTVIVYEQPDAELEVTPDLVFVSDPPSPSDKPVNFYNLTTEYETVTWDFGDGTTSTKINPIHNYLETGVYDVTLHVVTENQCYDSETIQGAVMVKLKGSIECPNVFTPNLGGGTGGIVVENDYSNDVFHCFARDVDDYRLEIYNRLGIRMFESEDINVGWDGYFNGELAEEGVYVFRISGTYNSGETFTDVGSVMIIYNE, encoded by the coding sequence ATGAAGACGAAAGAGGCGAGGAATATCCTAATTATCACACTGGTATTTCTGATAGTTCTATTTTCCACTGATACATTCAGTCAGACCGTAACCGGTTTGAATGTGGAATACTGCACTAATTCCCCTGTGGATACCATATACGGTAACAGTCCCAGCAATGGAGTTTTCGAGGCATTTTACGGGGCGGGTAACCGGACAGGAGTAACCCAGATATCCTGGGATCCGGCCATTGCCGTATTTTACCCCGCAGCAGCTGATCTTACTGGTAACACGGCGCACATCATCTATGAGGGCGTGGATTTTACGACTACCGTCAGGAGCAATATCCCCGATGCAACCCTTGGTCCGCTTCCTGCTTTTCTATGCGAAGATGATCCCCCGCATTTTTTAAACGAAGGGAATCCGGCCAATGGCTTCTATCTCCTGGACGAAGTGGCGGTAATCACCGAATTTGATCCCGGGCTCTACGGCCCTGGAAATTATTCCATTTCCTACGTGGTGAGCAACGGCTTGTGCAGGGATACCAGCGAGGCGCAAACCATCATGGTGGGGCCGGAACCCATTGTGTTCTCATCCTTCAACAGTCAGTATTGCCAGAACGACCCGGATGTGGATTTCACCTACAGTCCTTTGGGCGGCGTTTTCACCTCCATCCCGGGATTGACGGATCACGGGGATGGAACAGCCACCTTCAGTCCCGCGGCAGCCGGGGGAACCACCAGCAATATCCAGTATACCTATTCCTACATGGGTTGTACCAGTACGCTGACAAGAACAGTCACGGTGTATTCCACGCCGGTGGTGGATTTTTTTGGATTTGACCCCCTTGGATACTGCATCAATGAAGCAGCTGTGATTCTTACAGGGAACAGGGCCCCCCTGGGCACCTTCTCGGGTCCGGGGATCACTGACCTGGGAAATGGCACCGCCTCGTTTGATCCTTCAAGCCTCTCCGTGGGGGGAGGTCCCTATACCGTGACCTATACCTATACGGACGGGGTCACCGGCTGCACGAATTCCAATTCGAAACAGACCTCCATATTGCCCATTCCAACGGCCACCATTTCGGGAAGCGCTACCATATGTATCGGAGATCCCGCCACCCTTGATGTAACTTTCACGGGAACAGGGCCCTTCGACTTCACCTATTATAATGGCACCTCCAACCAGAACATCAGCAATGTGGCCAATCCCTATGTACTGAACCTGGCCCCCACCATTTCATCGGTCTATACGATCCTCTCTGTAACACAAGCAAACGGCTGCAGCAATGCGGGTAACGGAACGGGCACCGTGACGGTAAATCCCCTTTCAGTGCTGGTCAATAATCCCACAAACAAAATAGCCTGCGCCGGCGATAACGAAAGTTTTTCCGTAACAGCCACGGGCGTGGACCTGACTTACCAGTGGCAGTTTAACGGAGTGGATATTCCCCTGGCCACGTCCAGCATTTTGAGCCTGAGCAATATAAACGCTTCGCATGCAGGCGAATACCGCTGCGTGGTGTCCAGCTCATGCGGACCGGATCTCACCAGCGCATCGGCTTCCCTGGATGTGCTGCCCCCTACCGTGATAACCGTACAACCTGTGGCGGTGAATGAATGTGAAGGGACCAACGTCAGCTTCATGGTCCAGGCCACCGGATCGGGGCTCACCTATACCTGGAGAAAGAATGGCGTCGATTTGTCAGATGGCGGAAACATCATCGGTTCGGCCACCAACATCCTGGTGATCTCCAATATCTCGCTTGCCGATATGGCCGTATACACCTGCGTGGTCAGCGGCGACTGCGGCGACCAGACGACTATCTCCAGGACACTAACCGTGGATACCGAGATCTCTATCATCACCCAGCCGGTTACGAAAAGTTTGTGCACAGGGGGGACCACCTCCTTCAGCGTCGAGGTCACAGGCTCCAACCCGGCATACCAGTGGCAGCATAACAATGTGGATATCCCGGGAGCAAATTCACCCACGCTGAACCTCGCTGCTGCGGATGCCGCGGATGCCGGAAACTACAACTGCGTGATCACCGGCAGCTGCAATACAGAAATAAGTAACCTGGCAAGCCTGGTGGTGCATGAAAACGTGAGCATCGACCTTCAGCCCTCGGCCGTATCCGGCTGTGAGGGCTCAACGGCAGCTTTCAATGTGGTAGCCTCCGGATCCGTCACTGGATACCAGTGGCGACAGAACGGTGTGGCGCTTGTGAATGGCGGCGACATCTCGGGAGCAAACAGTCCGAACCTGACCATTAACAATCTCACCCTGGCACATTCTGGAGGCTACAGCTGCGTGGTCAGCGGACAGTGTGACAACGTGACCTCCAACACCGTGGGGCTCGTGGTGGATCAGGCGGTTTTGATCACAACGGATCCGGTGGATCAGGAATTTTGCGAGACGGAGAATGTGATCTTTACCTCGGTTGCCACAGGAACCAACCTGCAGTACCAGTGGTACAGGGATGGGGCCATCATGCCCGGTGAAAATGGCAGCAACCTGGTGATCAACGGGGCTACGGCCGCTGATGTGGGGACCTATTACAGCCGTGTCTCCAATTCCTGTAATTCCCAGACTTCCGACATCGTGGGATTAAGCCTTAACGAACCAACCCTTATTGTGACCCAGCCCCTGGATGACCTGGTATGTGAAGGGGACAATGCAAACATGAGCGTTACCGTAACAGGCTCGAATATCAGCTATTCCTGGACGCATAACGGGACCCCCATCAACGATGGCGGAGCCTACTCGGGAACCAAGACCTCCTCCCTGTTCATCAATAACCTGGATATTTCGCATGAGGGGGTCTACGTATGTGAAATCACCGCAAGCTGCGGAAACCTTAACTCCGCCCCTGCTGTCCTTACAGTGAACGAGAATATCATCTTTACCTCCCAGCCCTTAAGCAAAAGCATTTGTCCGGGTAACAGCACATCCTTCACGGTGGCCGCCACAGGCACCGGGCTGTCCTATCAATGGCAGTTTAATCATGTGGATATCCCGGGGGCCACTTCGCCGACCCTGAACCTTGGCGGCGTGGATGCTACCGATGCGGGCATCTATAACTGTGTGATCACCGGCACCTGCGGGACAAGAACAAGCAATCAGGCCACCCTGGTGGTCTATGAGAACCTGAGCATCACCCTCCAACCCACCTCGGTGGCTACCTGCGAGGGAGCGTCAGCTGATTTCAATATAGCTGCTTCAGGATCCATGACCGGCTACCAGTGGCGGAGAAGCGGCGTAGCGCTGGTGAATTCCCCCGATATCACAGGGACAAACAGCCCTAACCTGACCCTTTCCAACCTCACAGCGGCCAGTGCCGGAGCCTACAGCTGTGTGGTGACCGGCCAGTGCAACAGCGTGACTTCGAATAATGTGAGCCTGCTGGTGAACGAGGCCATCGTGATTACCACGAACCCGGCGGACCAGGATTTCTGCGAAACGGACGATGTTATTCTGAACACGGTTGCCACGGGCACTAACCTGCAGTACCAGTGGTACAGGGACGGAGCCATCCTCCCGGGCAGAACTTCAAGCAGCCTGGTAATTGCCGGGACAACAGCTGCTGATGAGGGATCCTACCATTGCGAGGTCTCCAATTCCTGCGTACCGCAAACATCTGAAACTGCCGTTCTGACCATGAACGATCCCACGGTTATTGTGGCCCAGCCAACAGATGATATTATGTGTGAAGGGGATAATACCAACATGACCGTGACTGTAACAGGATCGGATATCACTTACTCCTGGACACTTAACGGGTCAGCCATCAACGACGGGGAAAACTATTCAGGCACCGGGACCGCCTCCCTGATCATTAGTAACCTGGACATGACCCACGGCGGGATCTATGTTTGTGAGATCTCCGGCAGCTGCGGAAACATCAACTCCAATCCCGCCACGCTGATCGTCAATGAAAATATCAGCATCTCCTCGCAACCGGTGAACCAGACCGTTTGTCCGGGCACCAATGTCCAGTTCATTGTCGAGGCCTCCGGAACCAATCTTAGCTACCAGTGGCAGCACAACGGGGCCGATATTCCCCTGGCAGTCAATCCTACCGCCAATACCGGCACCCTGCTGATACCTGCTGTTTCCGCTGCCGATGAAGGGATATACAGGTGCAGGCTCACCGTGGCCTGTGGAACAAGCTTTTCCACTGCCGCCGGCCTGACCATGACAAATCTTGTAAGTATTGTGAGCCAGCCTGCAAACAGGCAGATTTGTGAAGGCAATAATGCGAGCTTCTCCGTCACGGCCACTGGCAGCAACCTCATCTACCAGTGGAAAAAGAACGGGGCGAATCTGGTCAACGACGGCCGGATCACGGGAGTAAATTCCAGCACCCTGAACATCAATAGCATTGTGGAAGGGGACCAGGCTGCCTACTCCTGTCAGGTCAGCAATTCCTGCGGTTTTGAAAATACCGCTCCTGCCAGCCTGGTGGTGGATGAGTCGGTGACCATTACCACACAGCCGGTGGTATTTAATGCCGTGGAAAATGGCCATGCAAGCTTCTCGGTAAATGCCTCGGGCGAGATCCTTTCCTACCAGTGGTACCGGGTATCCGATGGCCAGCCTGTGGCGGATGGCGGTGTTTTTAGTGGCGCCACCACTTCCATCCTGACCCTGACCAACCTGACTTCAATCCATGCCGATTCATACTATTGCGTCATCACGGGCACGTGCAATACGGTTACCAGTGAACCGGGACTCCTGAATGTGAACCTGCTGACTCTGATCACCGTCCACCCTGCCGATCCCGGGGAAAAATGCGTGGGGGAAAGCGTCAGTTTCGATGTGCTTGCCACGGGTACCAACCTGAGCTTTGTCTGGCGCAGGAACGGGGTGGACCTGGTGGATGATCTCCGGATCAGCGGTTCATCAACGGCCAGCCTGACCATCGATGATCTCCGGTTTAACGATGCAGGCTCCTATTCCTGCCTGGTGAACGGCGACGAAGGCACAGAAAACAGTTACCCCACCACGCTTGTGGTCAATGAACTGACAAATATCACCCTGCAGCCACTGGATGCTAACCGCTGTGAAGGGGACGATGCCTTGTTTGTGATCGGGGTGGCCGGAAATATAACGGGCTACCAGTGGCAACTGGACGGGGTGGACCTGGTCGAGGACGGAAGGGTAAGTGGCGTGGATACGGAGACTTTGTCTGTTTCCAGTCTAACGGTGGCCGACGGCGGTATTTATACCTGCATCGTGACGGGTGTATGCGCCAACGATGTGTCTAACCCGGCCACGCTCGTGGTACATGAGAATACAGCCATCACCTCGGAGCCCCTATCCCTGTCCAGGTGCGCAGGAGCCCCGGCCACCTTCAGCATCACTGCCGACGGCGGGGCTATCTCCTACCAGTGGAAAAAGGGCGGTACGAACCTGGTGAACGGCGGGAGGATATCCGGCGCAAATTCCAGGGATCTCACGATATCAGGTCTACTGGTATCCGACGAAGGAGCCTACAGTTGTGAGGTGGCCGGACCGTGTGGCTCCGATAATTCCCTGGTGGCTACGCTCACGGTGAGCCCCAAGACACTCGTTACCGGTCAGCCCACCGATAAAGAACTCTGTGAGGGAGACGATGCCATTTTCCTGGTGGAAGCCGAGGGGCTGGGACTGGTCTACGAATGGAGACTGGACGGGGTGGCCCTGGTCGAGGACGGTGCGCATATCATTGGTTCCGACACAAAAACCCTGATCATTAACGACCTGCTAATCTCCGACGAGGGCAGTTACCAGTGCTTTGTGACCGGTACCTGTGGGGACTACCTGAGCAATCCTGCCGATCTCACTGTCAACCCGCTGGTCCAGATCATCACTCAGCCCGTTGACGAAAGCAGGTGTGAGGGCCAGTCCGTTACCTATACCGTGGTATCGGGGAATGTCTCCAATGGTTTCCACTGGAAGAAGGACGGGGTTAAACTCACGGAGGGAGGCAAGTATTCAGGTGTGAACACCCCAAATCTTACCATCACCGGCCTGGCTCTTTCCGAGGCAGGCGTATACAGCTGCCTGATATACGGGGTATGCGACAGCGTGAACAGCGGGCTGGCGGATTTGGAGGTGCTGCCAACGGCCATCATCTCCATGCAGCCCCTGCACCAGAATGTGGATGAAGGATCTCCTGTTACCTTTACCATTGATTCACAGGGCGATCCGCTCACATACCAGTGGCAGCGAAATGGCACCAATATTCCGGGAGCCAACAGCAGCTTCTATACCATCCCGGCCGTGACTATAGCCGATGAAGGGGCCTATACCTGTGTGGTCACCGGCCCCTGTAATACTACCTTCAGTGACCCGGCAAACCTGACGGTCAACTCGGAAACCCTTGTTACCAGCAATCCCCTGAGCCAGGTCAAATGTGAAGGAGACGCTGTTGTATTCTCCGTCACCGCCACCGGCGAGAACCTGAGCTATGAATGGAGGAAGGATGGGGTCGCCCTGGTGGATCAGAGCGGCAGGATTGCTGGATCAGGCACACCCAACCTCACCATATCGCTGGTGACAATGGCCGATATGGCAAGCTATACCTGTGTTGTTTCAGGAGATGGAGGGGAGGCGAGTACGGCTGCTGTCACCCTGGAGATTCTGCCCGTCACCATGCTGGTTTCCCAGCCCCCGGGCATCCGGAACACCTGTGAAAACGAAAATATCTTCTTTACGGTGGAGGTAACGGGAGATAACCTGGTCTATTCCTGGGAAAAGGATGGCACCGCTCTGGTCGACGGCGGGAACGTATTTGGTTCCACCAGCAGCATACTCAGCCTTTCCAGTGTAACAACGACGGACGAAGGCACATACCGCTGCGTCATCACGGGAAGTTGCGGCAATATTATAACAAATCCTTCCACCCTTACGGTGAATGAATACCCGGCTGCCCCGGGAGCTATTAACGGCACCACCACCCTGTGCCAGGGAGAGACAGCCTTCTCATACGAGGTGCCTGATATCGCCAACGCCGATTTCTACGAATGGACCCTGCCCTATGGCGCAACCATTGAGAGCGGAGCAGGCAGCAGGTTTATCGTGGTGAACTATGGACTGGATGCCGTAGGAGGAATGATCACCGTAAGGGGACGCAATGCCTGTGGTGTGGGGCCTGTATCGGCACCACTTACCATCACGGTCCATCCAAAACCCGTAGCCCAGGCCGGATTTGACCAGAGCATCTGCGGTTCAAGCACGGCCCTCAATGCAAATAACAATCCCAATGGTACCTGGACCCTGCTGAGTGGATTTGCCACTTTTGATGATGCGGACCTGTATAATACAGGGGTAAGCTATCTTGGACGGGGAGACAATGAACTGATGTGGACGGTAACGGAAAACGGCTGTGTTTCCTCGGATACGCTTACCATCAGGAACAACCAGGTAACACTGAATGCCGGACAGGATCAGATCCTGTGCGGTACTTCCACCGTTCTCAATGCTTCCGTACCATCAGAGGGAGTCGGAAGCTGGTCCATTGCATCGGGCAGCGGAGGCGCTAACATTGTCCAGCCCTGGAATCCAAGCAGCCCGGTTACCTTTATACAAAGAGGCACCAACCTGCTCATCTGGACCGTTAATAATGCGGGATGTAACAGCCGGGATACGGTAGCGATCATCAACGATCTGCCAAGCAATGCCTTTGCCGGCCGTGATACCATATTATTAACTGACGCCTATACGCTGGAAGGAAATACTCCTGGCATCGGGACCGGAACCTGGTCCCTGGTCAGTGGTTCCGGATCCATCACGAATCCTTCCCTGCCCACCTCCACCGTAACGAACCTGGGCATTGGGGAGAATATATTCAGGTGGTTCATCTCCAACAATGCCTGTTTTTCTGAAGACCTGGTTCGCGTGCTCAACTACAGTCCCTCCATCGTAGATGCCGGACCCGACCAGACCCTGTGTACCAGTAACACAACCCTGTCCGGCTCCCAGCCCAATTATGGAACAGGACAGTGGACTGTTGTACAGGGATCAGGAAGCTTCGTTGACGCTTCAGATCGCGAAACAGAAGTGTACGATCTGGGTCAGGGAGTCAATGTATTCCAGTGGACCATTTACGAATACGAAACAGAATCCGACCAGGTCACCATAACCAATCAGGCACCGGATAACGCCAATGCCGGCATAGATCAGCGAATCTGCATGGACCAGACAAGCCTTTTCGGGAATGAACCGCTTATCGGATCGGGACAGTGGTACATCATCGGGGGCTCGGCAAATATTGCTGATGATCACGCATTCAATTCTGCCGTAGGAAATCTGAGCCGTGGAACCAACACCTTCAGGTGGACCATTACCAATGGGGCCTGCAGCTCCTCCGACGAGATATTTATTATCAACGATATGCCCACCACAGCCCATGCCGGGGTGGACCAGATTACCTGCGAGGATTCCATTGCCCTCTTCCCCAATACACCTACCGTTGGAACGGGCGAATGGAGCCTGGTCAGTGGATCGGCCACCTTCGTGGGCAATATGGCCTATGGCATTGCTACCAATGATAACTACTTCCGGTGGGCCATCACCAATAATGGGTGTATATCTGCCGATACGGTCATGATCACCAGTCATAAACCATCCCGTGCCCTGCCTATGTCACCATTATCCATTTGTGTTGATAACATGGTACTTCCGGGGAATGCCCCCCAGTACGGTACCGGTCAGTGGAGCATATTAAGCGGAAGCGCGGTCCTGACGGATCCCTCAGATCCCAATACCCTGGCCGAAGACCTGGGACTGGGGCTGAACAGGCTCAGGTGGACCATTAGCTATGAGGAGTGTACCTCCTATGCGGAGTTCGATGTGAGTTATGACCTGATTTTCACAAATGCGGGACCCGATCTGACCTTATGCGATAATTTCACGATCATGTCGGCAAGCAGCCCGGGGGTGGGAAGCGGACAATGGTCCATCGTTGGAGGTTCCGGCTCTGCGGTCTTCACCAACCCGGACATGGCCACCACGGAAGTTACCGGCCTCGACAGGGGCGATAACCTGCTTCGCTGGACGGTAACAAACCGCGGTTGTGTCTCCTACGACGATGTAATCATTACCAATAACAGACCAAGTGATGCCTACGCAGGAGCCGACCGTTCCGTATGTGGCGAAGCCATCAACCTGAACGCGAACAATCCCATCGTGGGGCTTGGGACATGGTCGGTGTTAAGCGGTTCGGCAACCATCGAATCGCCGGATCGGTATAATTCGGAGGTCTCAAATTTAAGTGTGGGAAACAACACTCTGAGATGGACGATCAGTCATGCCGGGTGTATATCCACGGATGAGGTCAATATCACCAACGACCAACCGACTAATATCGATGCAGGCCTGGATCAGTATTTATGTGCCAGTTACACATCGCTCTACTCCTCTCAACCCGTGGGTGGATATGGACGCTGGTCCATTGCCGAAGGATCAGCGACCTTTGACGATAACACCCTGTACAACACCGATGTCAGCAACCTTGAAATGGGTGAAAACAGGCTCGTCTGGACCGTGACCATCTCTGGTTGCAGCAATTCCGACACTGTACTGATCGTCAATAATCTGCCATCTATCCCATCGGCCGGGCCAGACCAGGACTTGTGTTCTGCTGAAGCATTAATGGCTGCAAATGCCCCCCAGATCGGGACCGGGCACTGGAGCATAGTAAGTGGCTCTGCCACCTTCGAGAATGGGAATGATCCCTATACGAGAATAAGCAATGTTGGGAATGGGGTCAACACGCTGAGCTGGATCACGACCAATGGAAGTTGTCAGATCAGTGACGAGGTGCTCATCATCAACAGCATGCCAACAATTTCCTATGCGGGCGAAGACCGGGCTGTGTGCAATACGACCGCCAACCTGCTGGCCAACCCGCCGGTAACAGGTACCGGGACCTGGGATGTGGTAAGCGGATTTGGAATCATTGCAGATGAGAACGACTACAATACGCAAATTACAAATCTCGGATTTGGTTCCAATACCCTGAGGTGGACAACCGAAAACGGGCGTTGTACCTCGGTGGACGACGTGATCATCACTAACAATCTTGCCGTGGCGGATGCGGGCCTGGATGAGATTGTGTACCAGCCCACTGTCCAGCTTGTGGGAAACAAGCCCCAGGCCGGCGTGGGTGAATGGCAGTTGAATGCAGGAATGGGAGTCATTATAGATCCTCACAACTTTGAAACCACCGTAACTAATTTGGGCGAGGGTGCCAATTCATTCTACTGGACCATAAACAATGATGGCTGCGTGGCAAGTGATGCGGTGATCATTACCTATTATGTACTGCCTGAGGTAGACTTTATGCCAACGCCTCAGAATGGCTGTCCGAGCTTATTGGTTGACTTTATCAACAGCTCCGTAGGAGGATATCCCTTCAACTGGGATTTCGGAGATGGCACGGTTTCCACAGAGACCAATCCCATGCATACTTATGATACGCCTGGCACCTATCATGTGCGCCTGTCCGGTACAGGCCCCGATGGCATCATCATTACGAAGGACACCACGGTTATTGTATACGAACAGCCCGATGCTGAATTAGAAGTTACTCCTGACCTGGTCTTTGTTTCAGATCCTCCAAGTCCGTCTGATAAACCTGTTAACTTTTATAACCTTACCACCGAATATGAAACGGTAACCTGGGATTTCGGGGATGGAACCACTTCCACCAAAATTAACCCCATTCACAACTACCTGGAGACTGGTGTGTATGATGTCACCCTGCACGTGGTTACAGAGAACCAGTGCTACGACAGTGAAACAATACAGGGGGCCGTAATGGTTAAACTGAAGGGATCCATCGAGTGCCCCAATGTGTTTACTCCGAATCTTGGAGGAGGAACAGGTGGAATAGTGGTCGAGAACGACTACAGCAACGATGTGTTCCATTGCTTCGCCAGGGATGTGGATGATTACCGGCTGGAGATATATAACCGGCTTGGAATCCGGATGTTTGAAAGCGAAGATATCAATGTGGGCTGGGATGGATATTTTAATGGAGAACTTGCAGAGGAAGGGGTGTATGTATTCCGGATTTCCGGAACCTACAATAGTGGGGAAACATTCACTGATGTGGGAAGTGTGATGATAATTTATAACGAATAA